From a region of the Microcoleus sp. AS-A8 genome:
- a CDS encoding ATP-dependent Clp protease ATP-binding subunit, translated as MFERFTDTAIKVIRLAQEEARRLGHNFVGTEQILLGLIGEADGIAATVLQSLGVTLQEVREEIEKIIGRGSGFVAVEIPFTPRSKRVLELSLEESRTLGQDYVGTEHLLLGLIRDGEGVAARVLLNLGVDSKEVRAKVIEMLSEAKPTLNERSRTRTKTPTLDECGTNLTQLAAQGKLDPVVGRQKEVERMIQILVRRTKNNPILIGEPGVGKTALAEGLAQRIVNNDVPISLQGKQVLTLDTGSLLAGTKYRGEFEERLKKIIEEIRSCQNIILMVDEVHTLVGAGAVSGSLDAANILKPALARGELQCIGATTLDEYRKYIERDAALERRFQPVMVDEPSVEETIEILYGLRDRYEQHHQLKISDLALEAAAKLSDRYISDRFLPDKAIDLIDEAGSRVRILNSKVPSSAKSLKKELRQVLKDKVDAIGLQEFSKAGEMRAQEMRIQSEIRALIQDEQSNLSDADDVDYAPVVNQEDIAHIVASWTGIPVNKLTESESAKLLQMEDILHQRLIGQEEAVKAISRAIRRARVGISNPNRPIASFIFSGPTGVGKTELAKSLAAYFFGSESAMIRLDMSEYMERHTVSKLIGSPPGYVGFNEGGQLTEAVRRSPYTVVLFDEIEKAHPDVFNLLLQILEDGRLTDTKGRTVDFRNTLLIMTSNIGSKVIEKGGSGLGFDSSENQADAGYRFISSLVNEELKAYFRPEFLNRLDEIIVFRQLTKNEVKQISSILLNEVFSRLREQGITLEVTERFKDRLVDEGYDPSYGARPLRRAITRLLEDCLAEEILSGRLQEADVVVVDIDDQGQIKVLQGDKRELLPPPALAG; from the coding sequence ATGTTTGAACGCTTTACAGATACAGCAATTAAGGTGATTCGGCTGGCTCAAGAAGAAGCACGTCGTCTGGGTCACAATTTTGTAGGTACAGAGCAGATTTTGTTAGGTCTGATTGGAGAAGCAGATGGTATCGCGGCAACCGTCTTGCAATCTCTGGGCGTCACGCTTCAAGAAGTCAGAGAAGAAATTGAAAAAATTATTGGTCGGGGTTCTGGCTTTGTTGCGGTTGAAATTCCCTTCACCCCCAGGAGCAAGCGTGTACTGGAACTGTCTCTAGAAGAATCTCGCACACTAGGGCAGGACTACGTTGGCACCGAACACTTACTTTTGGGTTTAATCCGAGATGGAGAAGGTGTGGCGGCAAGAGTACTCTTAAACCTAGGAGTTGACTCCAAAGAAGTTCGGGCTAAAGTCATTGAGATGCTCTCGGAAGCGAAACCGACCCTAAATGAGCGAAGTCGCACCCGCACCAAGACACCAACCCTGGACGAATGTGGCACCAATTTGACTCAACTCGCCGCACAGGGCAAGCTCGATCCCGTTGTGGGACGTCAGAAAGAAGTCGAACGAATGATTCAAATTCTGGTTCGTCGCACCAAGAACAATCCGATCTTAATCGGAGAGCCAGGAGTCGGTAAAACAGCCCTGGCAGAGGGACTCGCCCAGCGCATTGTCAACAACGATGTTCCCATCAGCCTTCAAGGCAAGCAGGTTCTCACCCTTGATACAGGTTCGCTACTCGCCGGCACGAAGTACCGAGGTGAGTTTGAAGAGCGCCTCAAGAAAATCATTGAGGAAATTCGGTCGTGCCAAAATATCATCTTGATGGTAGATGAGGTTCATACTTTAGTGGGGGCTGGAGCCGTGTCAGGTTCCCTCGATGCGGCAAATATCCTCAAGCCGGCCCTAGCACGCGGCGAACTCCAGTGTATTGGTGCGACCACTTTGGATGAATACCGTAAGTACATTGAGCGGGATGCTGCCTTAGAACGTCGTTTTCAACCGGTGATGGTGGATGAACCCAGTGTGGAGGAAACCATTGAAATTTTATATGGTTTGCGCGATCGCTACGAACAGCACCACCAGCTTAAAATCTCAGATTTGGCTCTCGAAGCTGCCGCTAAACTCTCCGACCGATATATCTCAGACCGCTTTCTACCCGACAAAGCGATTGACCTGATTGATGAAGCCGGAAGCCGCGTCCGGATACTCAACTCAAAAGTACCATCGAGTGCCAAAAGCCTGAAGAAAGAACTGCGCCAAGTTCTCAAAGATAAAGTAGACGCTATAGGCTTGCAAGAGTTTAGTAAAGCCGGAGAAATGCGTGCTCAAGAGATGAGAATTCAATCAGAAATTCGCGCACTCATCCAAGACGAGCAGTCTAACCTTAGTGATGCTGATGATGTTGACTACGCTCCCGTCGTCAATCAAGAGGACATCGCCCACATTGTTGCTTCCTGGACAGGAATTCCAGTGAACAAACTAACCGAATCCGAGTCGGCTAAGCTGCTTCAGATGGAAGATATCCTACATCAGCGACTCATCGGTCAAGAAGAAGCCGTCAAGGCGATTTCTCGTGCCATTCGTCGCGCTCGTGTGGGCATTAGTAATCCCAATCGACCCATTGCCAGTTTTATCTTTTCGGGTCCAACCGGGGTAGGGAAGACGGAACTCGCTAAGTCATTGGCGGCTTACTTCTTTGGCTCTGAATCGGCGATGATTCGGTTGGATATGTCCGAATACATGGAGCGTCACACCGTCTCCAAGCTCATCGGTTCCCCTCCTGGGTATGTGGGTTTTAATGAAGGGGGGCAGCTAACCGAAGCCGTTCGCCGTTCTCCCTATACCGTTGTACTATTTGACGAAATTGAAAAAGCCCACCCCGACGTGTTTAATCTGCTGCTGCAAATTTTAGAAGATGGTCGTTTGACCGATACTAAGGGTCGGACTGTAGACTTTAGGAATACGTTGTTGATTATGACCTCCAACATCGGTTCTAAAGTCATTGAAAAAGGTGGCAGTGGTCTTGGTTTTGATTCGAGTGAAAATCAAGCGGATGCTGGATACAGGTTCATTAGCTCGCTGGTAAATGAAGAGCTGAAAGCTTACTTCCGTCCAGAGTTCCTCAATCGTCTTGATGAAATCATTGTCTTCCGGCAATTGACGAAAAATGAAGTTAAACAAATTTCTTCTATTCTTTTAAACGAAGTATTCAGTCGGTTAAGGGAGCAAGGAATTACGTTGGAGGTTACTGAACGGTTTAAAGACCGCTTGGTGGATGAAGGTTATGACCCCAGTTATGGCGCACGTCCTCTGCGTCGGGCAATCACTCGGTTGTTGGAAGATTGCCTTGCGGAGGAAATTTTAAGTGGTCGCCTTCAAGAGGCAGATGTCGTTGTTGTGGATATAGATGATCAGGGGCAAATTAAAGTCTTGCAGGGCGATAAGCGGGAGCTACTGCCTCCACCAGCTTTAGCGGGATAG
- a CDS encoding pentapeptide repeat-containing protein, protein MKTKKAMKTSELLSRYAVGQRDFRGANLMGAQLKKVNLSYADFSGADLRGANLTAANLSYANLQDATLTGANFTEANLTKVNLSQTHLHEANFSRANLRGAIMPDGVIQT, encoded by the coding sequence ATGAAAACGAAAAAAGCGATGAAGACCAGCGAACTTTTAAGCCGATATGCAGTAGGACAAAGAGATTTTAGGGGTGCGAATCTGATGGGGGCACAACTAAAAAAGGTCAATCTAAGTTATGCCGATTTTAGTGGCGCAGATTTGAGGGGAGCCAACTTAACAGCCGCTAATCTCAGTTATGCCAATCTTCAAGATGCCACCCTGACAGGAGCTAATTTCACAGAAGCTAACTTGACCAAAGTCAACTTAAGTCAAACCCACCTTCATGAGGCTAACTTCAGTCGTGCTAACCTGCGTGGGGCAATCATGCCTGATGGCGTGATTCAAACTTAA
- a CDS encoding 16S rRNA (uracil(1498)-N(3))-methyltransferase: MAQLQRLVISPQQHKEGEIFLTSSQQHYLSRVLRLKAGDRFIAMDGQGSWWVSELEGSLTQAKILESLCVQTELPGTVTLMAALPKGNGFDDVVYQATELGVACIIPLKSDRTLLNPSTQKVERWRRLTQEAAEQSERQFVPTLLDPIDFTASLQLPETSNASRYICVARGDAPHLLSCLLEQKLASSPSSVVIAIGPEGGWTPVEVEQATGARFQPVSLGRRILRAVTAPILALSLASSVWETTQT, translated from the coding sequence TTGGCTCAACTGCAACGATTAGTGATTTCCCCTCAACAGCACAAAGAGGGAGAGATTTTTCTGACTTCTTCGCAACAGCACTACCTGAGTCGAGTTTTACGCTTGAAAGCAGGCGATCGCTTTATTGCGATGGATGGACAGGGTAGCTGGTGGGTGAGCGAGTTAGAAGGCAGTTTGACCCAAGCTAAAATTCTCGAATCCCTGTGCGTGCAAACCGAGTTACCGGGAACGGTGACGTTGATGGCCGCACTGCCCAAAGGCAATGGCTTTGATGATGTGGTGTATCAAGCAACGGAGTTGGGCGTTGCTTGCATCATCCCGTTAAAGAGCGATCGCACCCTCCTCAATCCCAGCACCCAAAAAGTCGAACGTTGGCGACGCCTGACTCAAGAGGCGGCTGAGCAATCTGAACGCCAATTTGTGCCCACCCTTCTCGACCCCATAGACTTTACCGCTAGTCTGCAATTACCTGAAACCTCCAACGCCTCCCGCTATATTTGCGTGGCACGGGGCGATGCGCCCCATCTTTTGAGTTGCTTGCTTGAGCAAAAATTAGCATCTTCACCCTCATCCGTTGTTATTGCTATCGGCCCCGAAGGGGGATGGACACCTGTGGAAGTAGAACAAGCCACAGGTGCTCGTTTCCAACCCGTTTCACTCGGACGCCGTATTCTTAGAGCTGTCACCGCTCCAATCTTGGCTCTATCTTTAGCCTCATCAGTTTGGGAAACGACTCAAACCTAA
- a CDS encoding SEC59/DGK1/VTE5 family protein, with product MFQSIPWLESTPELWLQISIVGVGLGAIVLFAETLHRRSGRSSELARKVVHIGTGNVILVAWWLQIPAWVGISASIIASLIALLSYYIPILPGINSVGRKSLGTFFYAISIGVLVAWFWPLQQFHYAAMGILVMTWGDGLAGLIGQKFGQHPYEVWGMKKSWEGSLTMALTSYAVSCLILLSVQGNVWQTWLVPVAIAIVATALESFSKLGIDNLTVPLGSAALAYYLSVLLPLGG from the coding sequence TTGTTTCAATCTATACCCTGGTTAGAATCAACTCCAGAATTATGGCTCCAAATTAGTATTGTTGGAGTCGGTTTAGGAGCCATTGTCTTATTTGCAGAGACGCTACATCGCCGTAGTGGCAGGAGTTCAGAACTGGCGCGTAAGGTCGTCCATATCGGCACCGGCAACGTGATTTTGGTGGCTTGGTGGCTGCAAATCCCCGCTTGGGTGGGCATCTCGGCCTCAATTATCGCCAGTCTGATTGCGCTTTTGTCTTATTACATCCCGATCCTGCCCGGTATTAACAGCGTCGGGCGCAAAAGCTTGGGGACATTCTTTTATGCGATTAGTATCGGTGTCCTCGTCGCCTGGTTTTGGCCGCTCCAGCAATTCCACTATGCGGCTATGGGTATTTTGGTAATGACTTGGGGCGATGGACTCGCTGGACTCATCGGTCAGAAGTTTGGTCAACATCCTTATGAAGTCTGGGGAATGAAAAAAAGCTGGGAAGGCTCTTTGACAATGGCTCTGACAAGCTATGCCGTCAGTTGCTTGATTCTTTTGAGCGTCCAGGGCAACGTTTGGCAAACTTGGTTGGTGCCAGTGGCGATCGCAATTGTTGCCACGGCTTTAGAATCCTTCTCCAAGCTTGGGATTGATAATCTCACCGTTCCTTTGGGGAGTGCTGCACTGGCTTATTACTTGAGCGTACTTCTTCCCTTGGGCGGTTGA
- the yidD gene encoding membrane protein insertion efficiency factor YidD, giving the protein MKILLIWLIRGYRRFISPLFPPVCRFQPTCSSYAIQAIERFGTWRGSWLAMRRILRCHPFHPGGYDPVPPQVSCSDDE; this is encoded by the coding sequence ATGAAAATCTTACTAATTTGGCTAATCCGGGGCTACCGTCGTTTTATTTCTCCCCTCTTTCCACCCGTTTGCCGCTTTCAGCCGACGTGTTCGAGCTATGCGATCCAAGCCATCGAACGGTTTGGGACTTGGCGCGGTAGCTGGCTAGCGATGAGGCGAATCTTGCGCTGTCATCCCTTCCATCCAGGGGGATACGATCCCGTACCACCTCAGGTGAGTTGCTCAGACGATGAATAA
- a CDS encoding response regulator transcription factor yields the protein MAGGESYTPASLSDREVQIIELVAAGLTNQEIAQQLEISKRTVDNHISNILTKTSTDNRVALVRWALQWGKVCINDVNCCPLPTPNDQALS from the coding sequence ATGGCTGGTGGCGAGTCATACACCCCCGCGTCCCTTAGCGATCGCGAAGTACAAATCATCGAACTAGTAGCCGCGGGTTTAACCAATCAGGAAATTGCCCAGCAGCTAGAAATTAGTAAGCGCACGGTCGATAATCACATCAGCAACATCCTGACCAAGACATCGACCGATAACCGGGTAGCGTTGGTACGTTGGGCCTTACAGTGGGGCAAAGTTTGTATAAATGATGTCAACTGCTGTCCCTTACCCACACCCAATGATCAAGCGCTTTCTTAG
- a CDS encoding carbohydrate kinase: MYAAVTNPRVLCLGEILFDLLADQLGRSLENVESWTPYPGGAPANVACALVKLGTPAGFIGCVGQDEAGDDLVQLLQEVGVDSTGVQRHPTAPTRNVYVVRSEQGDREFAGFGELDTSKFADAFLQSSKLPESLFEAADFLVLGTLELAYPQTREAIQKALRFAELYDVKVLVDINWRPMFWPDPSEAKPLVQEILHKVDFLKIAKEEAELFFDTTDAGAITHRLGSVEGVLVTDGDKGCAYCLSDHEDKIPAFSMATKDTTGAGDGFVAGFVHQLCQHGLKSLVDAESAKNVVKYASAVGALTTLKPGAIAAQPTAQEVEAFLKEH; the protein is encoded by the coding sequence ATGTATGCAGCCGTGACCAATCCTCGTGTACTCTGCCTGGGTGAAATTTTGTTTGACCTTCTAGCCGATCAGCTAGGGCGATCGCTTGAAAACGTTGAATCCTGGACTCCTTACCCAGGAGGTGCTCCAGCCAATGTTGCCTGTGCCTTGGTGAAGCTGGGAACCCCTGCTGGCTTTATCGGTTGTGTGGGACAGGATGAAGCCGGAGACGATTTAGTTCAGTTATTGCAGGAAGTTGGGGTGGATAGCACCGGCGTCCAGCGCCATCCAACGGCACCCACGCGAAACGTTTACGTCGTGCGTTCTGAGCAGGGAGATCGCGAGTTTGCCGGGTTTGGCGAACTGGATACCTCGAAATTTGCCGACGCCTTCCTCCAATCATCCAAGTTACCGGAGTCTTTATTTGAAGCCGCTGATTTTTTAGTGTTAGGAACGTTGGAGTTGGCTTATCCTCAAACACGAGAAGCGATTCAAAAAGCCCTGCGCTTTGCAGAACTGTATGATGTCAAAGTATTAGTGGATATCAACTGGCGTCCCATGTTCTGGCCCGATCCCAGTGAGGCTAAGCCACTGGTTCAGGAGATTTTGCACAAAGTCGATTTTCTCAAGATTGCTAAGGAAGAAGCGGAATTATTCTTTGATACTACAGATGCAGGTGCAATTACCCATCGTCTTGGCTCAGTCGAAGGCGTCTTAGTGACGGATGGCGACAAAGGCTGTGCCTACTGCTTGAGTGACCATGAAGATAAGATTCCAGCTTTTTCCATGGCTACCAAGGATACGACGGGTGCTGGAGATGGTTTTGTCGCCGGGTTTGTTCATCAGTTGTGTCAACATGGGCTTAAGAGCCTTGTTGATGCTGAATCAGCGAAGAATGTTGTGAAATATGCTAGTGCCGTGGGCGCACTGACGACCTTGAAACCGGGTGCGATCGCGGCTCAACCCACAGCCCAAGAGGTAGAAGCATTTCTCAAGGAACACTAA
- a CDS encoding class I SAM-dependent methyltransferase, giving the protein MTTDQLLRNIIANQIAAEPKHRITFADYMDLALYHPEQGYYATGAVNIGSEGDFFTSPHLSRDFGELLAEQFAKMWDILGHPMPFTLMEMGAGQGLLAADVLYYLHRHYPDCFEALEYIIIEKAAGLIYQQQQQLHRLKIGDKALPLRWCSLEEIPENSIIGCCFSNELIDAFPVHQVVIEGGQIKEIYVTTANTGIDNITLDAQAPSETNFVEITDTLSTSKLTDYFDFIGIDLLSGTYPEGYRTEVNLAALDWLKTVTKRLHRGFLLTIDYGYSADRYYQPARHQGTLQCYYQHQHHDNPYLYIGQQDITAHVNFTALERQGELCGLRKVGFTQQGLFLMALGLGDRIAALSARDSDRGNAIAKGQDVIKIMQRRQILHQLMDPMGLGGFGVLVQSKGLKQQEEQVPLKGLIVPPMF; this is encoded by the coding sequence ATGACTACTGACCAACTCCTGCGAAACATAATTGCCAATCAAATTGCCGCTGAACCCAAGCACCGCATTACCTTCGCGGATTACATGGACTTGGCACTCTATCACCCAGAACAGGGATATTACGCAACAGGTGCCGTCAACATTGGCTCAGAGGGCGACTTTTTTACCTCACCTCACTTAAGTAGAGATTTCGGGGAGTTATTGGCTGAGCAGTTTGCCAAAATGTGGGATATTTTAGGACACCCGATGCCTTTTACCTTAATGGAAATGGGAGCAGGTCAAGGGTTGTTGGCGGCAGATGTATTGTATTACCTGCATCGGCATTACCCAGACTGTTTTGAGGCGTTAGAGTACATCATTATCGAAAAAGCCGCAGGACTAATTTATCAGCAACAACAACAGCTACATCGGTTAAAAATAGGGGACAAAGCGTTACCTTTACGATGGTGTTCGTTAGAAGAAATCCCCGAAAATTCAATTATAGGTTGCTGTTTCTCCAATGAGCTAATTGATGCTTTTCCTGTACATCAAGTTGTAATCGAAGGGGGGCAAATCAAGGAAATTTATGTGACAACAGCTAATACTGGTATTGATAACATAACGTTAGACGCACAAGCACCGTCTGAAACTAACTTTGTCGAAATCACAGATACTCTATCAACCTCTAAATTAACCGACTATTTCGACTTCATCGGTATTGACTTATTATCAGGTACTTACCCGGAAGGTTATCGCACCGAAGTTAATTTAGCCGCTTTGGATTGGTTAAAGACTGTCACCAAGCGATTGCACCGAGGATTTTTATTAACAATTGATTATGGTTACTCGGCTGATCGCTATTATCAGCCAGCGCGTCATCAAGGGACGTTGCAATGTTATTACCAGCATCAGCATCATGACAACCCCTATTTGTATATTGGACAGCAGGATATTACCGCCCATGTCAACTTTACTGCTCTAGAACGTCAAGGGGAATTGTGCGGTTTGCGTAAGGTTGGGTTCACTCAGCAGGGGTTGTTTTTAATGGCATTGGGATTAGGCGATCGCATTGCGGCACTTTCTGCAAGGGATAGCGATCGGGGAAATGCGATCGCGAAAGGCCAAGATGTGATAAAAATCATGCAGCGTCGTCAGATTTTACATCAGTTGATGGACCCAATGGGACTGGGGGGTTTTGGTGTTCTGGTTCAGAGTAAGGGATTAAAGCAACAGGAAGAACAAGTGCCACTCAAAGGATTGATTGTACCGCCAATGTTTTAA
- the dusA gene encoding tRNA dihydrouridine(20/20a) synthase DusA, giving the protein MSHLSTAIVPNPLCTELTVLNSGNPLSVAPMMDRTDRHFRYFMRQITRRTLLYTEMVTSAAILHGDKEHLLGFSPEEKPLALQVGGDNPKELAECARIAENMGYDEINLNVGCPSSRVQDGNFGACLMAQPERVAKAVEAMIEAVNIPVTVKHRIGIDECDRYEDMVNFVRIVSDAGCQRFTVHARKAWLQGLSPKENRDIPPLRYGDVHRLKQEFPHLFVEINGGFTHLEQAKDQLKLVDAVMIGRAAYDNPYLFAPADSEIYGEEGTPLTRHEVAEVMCSYIDFWVAKGLKLNKITRHMLQLFSGQPGSRAWKRILTEKSCIPGAGSEVVQEALVKVSQSMAVVSVS; this is encoded by the coding sequence ATGAGCCATCTCAGCACAGCTATTGTTCCCAATCCGCTTTGTACCGAACTCACGGTACTCAATAGCGGTAACCCCTTAAGTGTTGCGCCGATGATGGATCGAACCGATCGCCACTTTCGCTATTTCATGCGGCAAATTACCCGCCGCACCCTACTCTATACCGAGATGGTCACTAGTGCGGCAATTCTACATGGCGACAAAGAACATCTACTGGGTTTCTCCCCTGAAGAAAAACCCCTAGCGCTTCAAGTCGGGGGCGATAACCCAAAAGAATTAGCGGAATGTGCGCGAATTGCTGAGAATATGGGCTACGACGAGATTAATCTCAACGTGGGTTGCCCCAGCAGTCGAGTGCAAGATGGGAACTTTGGGGCTTGCCTGATGGCACAACCGGAACGGGTAGCAAAGGCTGTAGAAGCGATGATTGAGGCGGTGAATATCCCTGTTACAGTCAAGCATCGTATTGGGATTGATGAGTGCGATCGCTATGAGGATATGGTTAACTTTGTTCGTATTGTCTCAGATGCAGGCTGTCAGCGCTTTACTGTCCACGCCCGCAAGGCTTGGCTTCAGGGTTTAAGCCCCAAGGAAAATCGCGATATTCCCCCTTTGCGTTATGGTGATGTGCATCGCCTCAAACAGGAATTCCCTCACCTATTCGTTGAAATTAATGGGGGATTCACTCACTTAGAACAGGCGAAAGATCAGCTAAAACTTGTGGATGCGGTGATGATTGGACGTGCCGCTTACGACAATCCTTACTTGTTTGCACCGGCTGATTCTGAGATTTACGGTGAGGAAGGTACACCCCTAACTCGTCATGAAGTAGCTGAAGTGATGTGTTCCTATATTGATTTCTGGGTGGCGAAGGGACTGAAGCTGAATAAAATTACCCGGCACATGCTGCAATTGTTTTCGGGACAACCGGGAAGTAGAGCATGGAAGCGTATTTTGACAGAAAAGTCATGTATTCCTGGTGCGGGTTCTGAGGTAGTTCAGGAAGCTTTGGTGAAAGTGTCTCAATCTATGGCAGTGGTGAGTGTGAGTTGA
- a CDS encoding N-acetylmannosamine-6-phosphate 2-epimerase, whose product MVANSNSLIQSFLNGLIVSCQAPIDSPLHDPLVIAAMAQASVNQGAVGVRIDTPAHVEAVRRQCPTTPIIGLWKQQLSGSDVYITPQFHHAEAIASAGADIIAIDATLRKRPGGETVETIIARIHNELGKWVMADVDTIENAIASQKAGADIVGTTLYGYTAQTQHLSPPGFDLLSQSVEQLDVPVICEGGIASPQMAQEALKRGAYAVVVGTAITGIDLQVKAYQKAILAV is encoded by the coding sequence ATGGTAGCGAATTCTAACAGTCTAATTCAGAGTTTTTTGAATGGTTTAATTGTTTCTTGTCAAGCCCCTATTGACTCACCTTTACACGACCCATTGGTGATTGCCGCTATGGCACAGGCGTCTGTGAATCAGGGCGCTGTGGGAGTGCGGATTGATACACCCGCTCATGTCGAGGCAGTACGCAGGCAATGTCCAACAACTCCAATTATTGGGTTGTGGAAACAGCAGTTATCAGGGTCGGACGTTTATATTACTCCTCAGTTTCACCATGCAGAAGCGATCGCATCGGCGGGTGCGGATATCATTGCAATTGATGCGACATTACGCAAACGTCCTGGAGGAGAAACAGTTGAGACGATCATTGCTCGAATTCACAATGAACTCGGCAAGTGGGTGATGGCAGATGTGGATACGATTGAGAATGCGATCGCATCCCAAAAAGCAGGTGCGGATATCGTCGGTACCACTCTCTATGGCTACACGGCTCAAACTCAACACCTCTCTCCCCCAGGCTTTGACTTGCTCAGTCAGAGCGTAGAGCAGTTGGATGTTCCCGTCATTTGTGAAGGCGGTATCGCCTCACCCCAAATGGCTCAAGAAGCCCTGAAACGAGGAGCCTATGCTGTTGTGGTAGGCACGGCGATTACTGGCATCGATTTGCAAGTCAAAGCTTATCAAAAAGCGATCTTAGCTGTCTGA